Below is a window of Aquarana catesbeiana isolate 2022-GZ linkage group LG11, ASM4218655v1, whole genome shotgun sequence DNA.
CCTGTTACTTCATTGGAGGGATCATTGGAAGCACTCCCGGCGCTCTGCATTGCAGTATGAATTGGCCGTAAATGTCCACTATTGAAACTGAAATGCattgaggcctcattcacacccgAGTGCGTCTTTATAGCATGTTTTTGGAGAGGCACcgttttgaatgggcctccctccactcCAGAAGCGCactaaagaagctcatgtacctaattttggcactgagcatgtgcaaaaatGGCTATTGCAAAACGCACTTGGCTCAGTGCCAAAATGCAGagcattccccccccctttttttgtttgttttggtttgggttttttttgtttattttttatatatttaaattataAAAGATGCATGCTTATTTAGGGACCAAGTAGTAAACACAAAGTGACTCATCCATACATTGGTATCCgtatatattcaaaaaattgcTTCTGGGCAGTAAAGATGTTTGCATCTTTTTACAGAATAAatattaaaggggaaaaaaaagtttttatgtaTTTCCCTAAATGATAACGATGCATTAAAATGTGGCTTTTTATAGTATAGAAGGCCAAACCTGTCTATGGTAAAGTGACATCTTTTTTGTTCTACAGAATGATTCAGGTGTTGAATTTACATAATTTGAAAAAAGACTGAATTTCCTCCAGTCATAAGGGGTTATTATTGCCTCTCATTAACCTACTTTCTGTCTTTCCTGCAGAAAATCAAAGGCTAAGCCAAATGGTAAGAAACCAGCCTCTGAAGAGAAGAAGCTGTACCTGGAGCCCGAATACACCCGTGTCCGCGTCACAGACTTTGAATTTAAGCAACTAGTCTCATTACCGCAAGAGATTGACCTCAACGAGTGGATGGCCAGCAACAGTAGGTTTCATTTTCATAACGAGGGTTTCCATGCGTGTATGAAGGAATAACACACAGAGGTTGATCAGATAGCCGGGCAAGTCCCATAGAGAAGCACTGTGGGAAACTGGAGAATTGCCAGGTGGAGTTTGGTGTGAAACAGCAAGAAAAACAATAAGCAATAAGACTGTTTTCCGTAACATAATCATAAATACCCACAGTAGATATAAGGGGTGTATTTCTGATTAGATTTGCAAAGCAAATTGTCCAACAAAACTGCTTTTAAAGTGTGTAAATGAGACATAATTGAATGTTTTTCTATTTTCTCTACAGGTTGATTGTtcgtcattcaaaaaaaaaaaaatataggggttCAGGAAAAATACCTATGATTACCATCTCCCTCTAGTGGCCCTAATGCAAAAGTTTCTTGaaccgccattttttttctttttatgaataAATAACATTCAACCTAGTGAGAATATATCCTGGGAACATTGTTTTGTCCCATTTACACTGAATGTACTAGTAGTTTCCCTGGATCAATAGCTAagcaaacttattttaataaatacaccctatatgttaaaaaaaaaaaaaaaacccttatgtcTTGACCATTATATGCGccagtacttttttttgtttttgtttggtggGTTGTACTTCTAAGTCTTATGATGATCTTATTGTTGGAATGCTGGGTTCCTATAGTAATGGTTAGGAACCAGTCAGTGTGGCTTTTGGTTAAGGTTTCGCTGACAGTTACAAAACCAGTTACAGTAGAAAATCTGTAACAggtatttataacttttttgtattAATATATTTGTGACATTGTTAAATATATAAGCAGACAGAGAGTGGCTATAGGAAGAAAAGAGCAACTCCTGCCACATCTCAGCAGtagtgtaaggctcggttcacactaccgcgacttgggatccgacttgtaagccctcaagtcgccccaagtcgccccagaaagagattcacattacagtgcatgggagcgtcttaatagacactactgaagtcgctccgacttcagagcgtactccctgtactacttggatccgactttgatccgacttcagcctattgactatcattgaagtcggatcgccgtctcgcatgatccgacttcggcatgcgacttgtgctcaaatgatcttgaggggaactccgcgccaaattttaaataaaaatccggcatgggttccccctccaggggcataccaggcccttgggtctggtatggaccttgaggagaaccccctacgccgaaaaaacggcgtggggggtcccccccaatccataccagacccttatctgagcacgcagcccggccggacaggaatgggggtggggacgagcgagcgccccccccctcctgaaccgtaccaggccgcatgccctcaacatggggggtttggtgccttgggggaggggggcgcgctgcggccccccccaccccaaagcaccttgtccccatgttgatgaggacaagggcctcttcccgacaaccctggccgttggttgtcggggtctgcgggcggggggcttatcggaatctgggagccccctttaataacccctacccattcacctaggggaaaaaagcgtcaataaaacaattcctgtccggccgggctgcgtgctcggataagggtctggtatggattggggggaccccccacgccgtcctttcggcgtagggggggttcccctcaagatccataccggacccaagggcctggtatgcccctggggggggaacccatgccggatttttatttaaaatttggcgcggagttccccctaaagattcataccaaacacagtggcggggatccaagtcggatccccgttcattgaaagtcggatccacaagtcgtgttgaagtcgggttaaagtcgcgttgcaaagtcgcgttgaagtcgtgttgcccctgtgtgaatcgagcctaaagcttGTACATTGTtagcttttttttcttcaaaaagttCCTTCATCCACATAAGCAAGGTGGATGGTGGAAGACCCAACCTTCCCGCTCTGGCACATTGCGTTATTGAGCATCCACGaacgggaatggccatagatggatcaaaatttgaatttcaatccatctatggccaatttAAAGCACAGCATATCCTAAAcagtcctttatttttattttatgtgtgtATTTTCACAGTTTTTAGCCTTTGTTGCATCTGAATGTTGCTGATCTCCAGCAGCCTAttttctgtctacatgcatgcacaCCAGCAATGGCTAAGTGGCATTTTTCAGGTCGGCTTTTCTTATGGGGTTAACAGTTGACTATACTTaagtaatgtgtgttgaaatggtcACTTGTAGCCTCCATTAGAAACACGTGACAGGATGATGaggagctcaactgggagaccaggATACAGCGTTGTGATCTTATAACAGGAAGTACTTAGACTGCTTTCACAATGAAAGCGGCAGCTGTTATCgctaaagcgccgcttgttttagcTGAGCTTTAGTGCTGTTTTTCGgatgctagcagggtgcttttaaccccccaaaaagggttaaaaactcccgttttgcagcgctttgaaagcgctgccattcattccaatgggcagggagttttgggagcactaaatacagcgctcccaacccaccccaaagatgctgcttgcaggacttttcggaacatcCCGTAAGCGCAATGCCCGAGTGTGAAAAGCCACACTGGAATGAataggaggtggttttcaggcgcatAGCAGAGGCtttttccagcgctaaagcacctgaaaactgccccagtgtgaaaggggtcttaaacaagGGTTCACAAAAGCTTATTTATAAATGTAGATGATATAATATTTTTATAGTTGTTTTTGTTTATCAGTTTATAATGTAGCTGTTTTTCCATTTCAGTTACCACTTTCTTTAACCACATCAACCTTCAGTACAGCACCATCTCAGAGTTCTGCACAGGGGAGACTTGCCAGACTATGGCTGCCTGCAACACGTAAGTTTACAGCTATAGAGAGGGTATGGCTGTCTGCCTTAGGGGCTCTTTACTGCTCTGTATTTTCTTCTCACCAGCAAGCTAAGGCAGTACTAGACCACATTATACATGCATAACACTCAGCTAGACTAGTTGCAATGATCTATAGTGCCCAGACACTAGCCCAACATTAATATTTTGTTTAGCTTCTCTAATAAAATCTCCCATATGTCACATGCAatcatttacttaaaaaaaaaaaaaaaaaaagaatgctgctgcactccaaatactgtatttatcggcgtataacacacaacttaactttaagagggaagtttcagataTATATGAAATAAAGACTTTCTGTATTGCACAACTTATATGAAGCCTTATTATTCATATTATATTGTGTTGAACTTTTTAGTATTACTTTTATATttgtttaaggtttttttttttttttagtactggcACTTTATCTTTATGATATGTTTACATATATAGTGATTTATAGTCACTTTTCAGTTATCACCTCACCATATAATACAGAACACAGTTGACGCTTTTCAGCCCCTTCCTGGGCCTTAGTCTTTTACTTGCAGGGGCTATCACATGACTACACTGGTTACTGTAACTTCTCAAAATACTGTGTGCTTCTGTAAGCATTGAGATTGCACAATGAGAATATAGATTCTTCtatcgtgtttccccgaaaataagacccggTCTTATATTAACTTTTGCTACAataaacacactagggcttattttcaggggatgtcttatttatttacagtatgtacaatgaggatcttaaccacttcagcccaggaagatttggctgcagaatgaccaggccattttttgcgatttggcactgcgttgctttaactgacaattgcgcggtcgtacgacgctgaacccaaacaaatagagctttctcttggtggtatttgttcgcctctgtggtttttattttttgcgctataaacaaaagcgacagttttggaaaaaaaatgcaatagtttgtactttttgctataataaatatccccatttttttaaaaaaagcaaatttttctcagtttaggccaatatatattctacatatttttggttaaaaaaaaaaaaatcgcgatttgcgtatattgattggtttgcacaaaagttatagcgtctacaaaataggggatagatttatagcatttttattttttttatactagtaatggcggtgatctgcgatttttatcgggactgcgacattttggcggacacatcgacacttttgacacatttttgggaccattggcatttatacagcgatcagtgctataaaaatgtactgattactgtaaaaatgtcactggcagggaagacgttaacactagggggcgatcaaggggttaactgtgtttctaactgaagggggaggggacttacacacacacacacacacacttccctgttctgcctctcgtgctcacAATcgtttgtggccggcggtcatcgcgactgtcggtcaggagcatcggcacccccgctgtgcaacgTGTGCTCGCCTGCtgtcccgatcccgcgagccaacatatagctacgacggttcacgggatcgtgctgacctgccgcagtaaaatgacagcggctcgtcggcaagcgattaaagtggttgtaaccctaaaagaaaaaaaagatatcctgatcctttaaagcatgttagacagcacagtgcttgtgctgtgacatttacccctctctatgttctaaaaaacctggaataaaacaataaaatgttttttaatgttcctgtgtcccctgtcttctctccccctctccccctgtcagctcaggagtcttcattatgacattctgtaatcccaaaaataaaccttggttaaagtcattgtaaaattatgtaatctgttttgtaaaaagattatataatgtgcagtgtgtctccttgtgtaactttattgtggaaaataccttatttacagcgccgctgggcgctcacgtgacccactGGAGCTCTGTTTCCCcactccaagcactgcagagggagtgtctgctgacgtcagctgggaggagaaggtgctgtaaataaggtattttccacaatagttacaaaaggagacacactgcacattttaaaatctttttacaaaatggcttacatgtttttacaagaactttaactagggcttatttttgggatagggaaacagggtatgttttCAGTTGAGCTGGAGAATTGCTGACTAGCAGAAGGTAAACTGGGTTTACTGAATGCTGACAGTAATCACACACTGATATACGTAAAGACTAGAGTGGGGTGATTGATGCAAGCATGCTAATTTGTAAATTAAACGTATTCCTCATTACAGACAGTACTACTGGTATGACGAGCGGGGGAAGAAGATAAAATGTACAGCTCCTCAGTACATTGACTTTGTTATGAGTTCTGTACAGAAATTGGTGACGGACGAGGATATCTTCCCCACCAAATACGGTAAGTGATTACGCAAGGGGTGAAGTATGATGTGAAGCCATTGATGGCAAGTTCTAAGTAAGAAACGCTAACTCAATTCCCATAAATACATATTTGATCTTTTTCGTGTGGGAAACAGTTTGACCCACTTAGTAACAGAGCCAGTAGATTTCAAACTAGGGGAAGGAGAGGCAGCACAAGGATCTAATAAGTTATGCTGCCGTATGCATTGGCTAACAAGGAGCTTACTGCTAAGAGAAGAGAGTGGAGTAACAGTGAGAGGAGTTTATCAATCTGCTACTTCTCTTTTCATTGTCCAGTCTGTGGGAAGGACAGGCCCTTAACAAAGTGTTACTTAACTGCTGCAGAAACAAATTAGTTCCCCCTATCCTGCATGGTACTACTGTACAGCCGATGGGCTGTGTAATTTTTAAAAATGGATTGACAAAAATGCAAACCCTTTAGCAGTTAAccccctttcacaccaagccgccCATAGCGTCAGCGGTAAaccgccgctatttttagcggcattttaccatCGGATTTGCGGTGCGTTTCGGGGCGCttttaaaactgcccgcaatgcgctgcaatagcggtgttttgccggcggtatcccagcgctgccccattgatttcaatggggagcagcggtagaggagcggtaaacacaccgctccaaagaagctgctggcagggcttttcctgacgtcctgccagcgcaccgcttcactgtgaaagcccttgggctttcacagtggagacaatggagcagctgtttgagagctgattgcaggcactatttttaacgctatagtgcctgcaaaacacccttggtgtgaaaggggtcttaaagccaCTCCCATATATGTATCCAATCTTTGTATTTGGTTGGAGATTAGCTATAATCTGAGCTTCATCTACATTATATGTGCTTGTAGTAAGAATTATATTGTTAACTCCATGAGGGTTTTCCATAAAGGATTATGGTTCAATgtttctgtaaggcccctttcacactggggcggcggtaaaacgatgctatttttagtgccgctttaccttcgcccgctagcagggcggttttacctctctgctagcggccgagaaagggttaaaaccaccgcaaagcgcagCGCTATGCCAgaggtatagccacgctgccccattgaaggagcggtgtatacaccgctccaaagatgctgctagcagtactttttttaccgtcctgccagcgcaccactccagtgtgaaagccctcggggctttcacattggagacacagcagcggctctttcagggtgctttgcaggcgctatttttagcgctgtagcgcctgcaaagtgccccagtgtgaaaggggtctaaaggacttTAGAATATGTACATATGTTAATTCtcttaaacaaaaaaacaagactgccACCTTTTGAGTAAAGATGAATTCTAGGTATGGTATATTTTTAGATATTTACATATGTCCAGCTGAAAGGCTGACCACcggtgttcacaatgcatcaggccggCCACTCAACACAGGACATGGAAACCAAGTGGAGATCACTTATAGTAGCTGTGTCTACTACAGTGGACTCCAGCTTCCAGGGGCTTCAGtgaggtatggtatatacatagttatattggtccaagctggatcattgtaactatgtaaaaaattagtcatgccaataatttttctttaaaggcgaactccaggaattcagctactttgaTAACAGTGCAGGCATACCATTAAGTCTaacaaggtgcatgccacctcaTGGACTTATTTCTTCAATTTAGATCTAACAGTTTCATGGCGCTCCTGGAGGATTCACTCTGAGAGTAGAGACACTGTATTTTCACACACAGCATCTCTGCCAACCCctctcctctccattcacagaagcctttgtgttTTGTGAATGAGtttacataatacaaaggcttctgtgaatgggcagcagaggggaaagGCAGGCACAGCAGCTGCATGTGACTGCTGCTGAAAGACCTAAGAACAGAAGGTCCAGTGTTGGAGCTCTAGAACTATAGTGATAACTTTTCTTCGGGACCTCCATAAAACGGTCAGATGTTAATTAAAGAGCTTGATTCACAAGGCGGCATGCGCCTCGGGCAACCCAGAGTGTGCCTGCACATTTATCATAGTGGCTGAATtactggagttcggctttaaaagaatttggtacCTGTGTTGCTCCAGatgagcagagaggaggaggaagacaaaaaaaaaagatcttttaagGTTAGTATTCAGTTGAATGTATGAGAAATGTCAAAAAGTACAGTAATCTTATACTTGCATTCATAAGGTTGCTGGATACCCATCCTGGGGTCAAACAACCTATTTCAGCACTTGTGGAGAATGACTGTCTCCATGCAGAGTATGAGTGGTCACACTTGATGTTTGTCAGGGTTTTCTGGAAATTCTTGCACCGTGGTAGGTTGCTATCGGTACCGGTGAAATAAGGCCCCGAAATGGAACCAATGTGCGGCCAGCAGAGGCACCCATTCAATAAAAAGGTGTTTCCAAGTtacaggttttttaaaaaaaaaagcatactctGGGCTGTAGGTATGCACACAATCCCACGCACTTAGGCTGGGTATACACTGGtgcaaacacagacatcgcatgtgacacACACCACCCTGCTGTGCAGAtcatatgcgatgtctgtgcgatgctaaTTCAGGCATACAGTTTTttctatggctgaatttgcatccctATCaaaccaaaatggtacaggaccttttttttggtccacactggaatccgATCACATGGGTGTTCAATTCATGTaccagttcacactgcgatctgtgaaccgatctggg
It encodes the following:
- the MOB2 gene encoding MOB kinase activator 2 isoform X2 encodes the protein MEWLMGKSKAKPNGKKPASEEKKLYLEPEYTRVRVTDFEFKQLVSLPQEIDLNEWMASNITTFFNHINLQYSTISEFCTGETCQTMAACNTQYYWYDERGKKIKCTAPQYIDFVMSSVQKLVTDEDIFPTKYGREFPSSFDSLVKKICRYLFHVVAHIYSAHFKEIVAMELHGHLNTLFIHFLLFVREFNLLDTKETAILDDLSEMLFSEDSREAAGATGGAQNHVKER